The Drechmeria coniospora strain ARSEF 6962 chromosome 02, whole genome shotgun sequence genome has a segment encoding these proteins:
- a CDS encoding centaurin beta: MGNVSSRPGDGSSLYLRDQSRLTISSLVITNPRKRSSINIVPNAFPASRISVFRPTSDSSSIEYVQVSPSMRLRGAFFATVLDVVDADTAMISIQDPEPPNNADGTPNVLLKLNGDDELIFTFTFVIRQSLQQAGADGKPVATDTVIPGLTYVCASTPREVENLVTREFHADPNLHKNANVDLVGDYSTAGNPSVSFEWTWKWRPPKSVEDRGGGWRNSCSFVEYDSRAHRLVTLASFSYWVSNAATPLSHPNSPSPPFLLASPPKIRVASAQSVDSRLTGLIDIEEPISPLLSPNDATAFSIIHSKEPVKVDVPCRRPGDDVAVADDGPVFRATLKALEQKTGNMRTQMKKVLKRAEQAHLSQIEANDAFVAFMDALREASSTNANAIQPALEHYFDSIAREVLANERQSTTNLQKIIIEPLTKLYQLDIKQAESKKRDFEEESKDYYSYVSRYLGQRQDSVKAKKLAESDSKYQNKRRNFELQRFDYSSFVQDLHGGRKEQEVLSHLTKYADAQTKGFLSTAKRIEGLIPQLDALSTEVLEADKEYQYRRQEREEKRRVLEKSNTPYMEPEQASLSSSAPLTSHANGNTGNLSDSELGRADSTGSQVKNAISTGASHAAVGHGVELSRSPGSLGHASVSSPAQGSKFKGIRDLEERDSSQSFVTQRKEGLLWALNRPGGHVDPRNLNKQGWHKFWIVLDQGKLSEYSNWKQKLDLHMDPIDLRMASVREARNAERRFCFEVITPSFKRVYQATSEEDMNSWIVSINNALQSAMEGRAPQDRAAPAKKSGDSSIKRDIGSILTGKTQSLGHGAQPPHHHSSAASGVPFRRITVGARPSVLRTTSSGYDDDPDKLLQMVRDADQGNNWCADCGSGSKVEWVSINLGIILCIECSGIHRSLGTHISKVRSLTLDIKSFTVDIVELLLLIGNRVSNMIWEARLDAATTKPTPQATREQRLKFITAKYVDRAYVEPLSANLSRYPTADETMLAAIKKNEIQQVLYALALRANPNVVDKMRGTHAVWLALAAADPASPSPTPGTSSPADQECKAVPFPVAELLTQNGAEIPASLPAFPLGRFAQQYFEQKIGKSRASAGDELSSLPSTLGAPERSQRERESRLQKRVSVGGRLAKSPIPER, encoded by the exons ATGGGCAATGTCAGCAGCAGGCCCGGTGATGGGTCGTCTCTGTACCTCAGAGACCAGAGCCGTC TGACCATCTCGTCGCTCGTCATCACGAACCCCCGGAAGCGCAGCTCCATCAACATCGTTCCCAATGCATTTCCAGCGAGCAGAATATCCGTCttccggccgacgagcgatAGCTCTTCCATCGAATACGTTCAAGTGAGTCCAAGCATGCGACTGCGTGGCGCGTTTTTTGCGAcggtcctcgacgtcgtggaCGCTGACACGGCCATGATTTCAATCCAGGACCCAGAGCCTCCGAATAATGCGGACGGCACCCCCAACGTCCTCCTCAAGTtgaacggcgacgacgagctcatcTTTACCTTCACCTTTGTCATCCGACAATCACTGCAACAGGCcggggccgacggcaagcccgTCGCAACCGACACGGTCATCCCCGGCCTAACCTACGTCTGCGCCTCTACCCCGCGCGAAGTCGAGAACCTCGTCACGCGAGAGTTCCATGCCGACCCGAACCTTCATAAAAACGCCAACGTGGACCTCGTCGGGGATTACAGCACCGCCGGTAACCCTTCCGTCTCGTTCGAATGGACCTGGAAGTGGAGGCCGCCCAAGTCCGTCGAGGACCGAGGGGGCGGTTGGAGGAACTCGTGCAGC TTTGTCGAATACGACTCGCGCGCCCATCgcctcgtcaccctcgccAGCTTCTCCTACTGGGTCTCGA ATGCTGCCACGCCCCTCAGCCATCCCAACTCCCCGTCCCCACCATTCCTGCTGGCCTCGCCCCCGAAGATCCGAGTTGCCTCGGCCCAGTCGGTCGATTCGAGGCTGACAGGCTTGATCGACATCGAAGAGCCCATCTCGCCCCTGCTGTCGCCGAACGACGCGACTGCCTTTTCCATAATCCACTCCAAGGAGCCGGTCAAGGTCGATgtgccttgccgccggcctggcgatgacgtcgccgtcgccgacgacggtcccGTGTTTCGCGCAACCCtcaaggcgctcgagcagAAGACGGGCAACATGCGAACGCAGATGAAAAAGGTGCTGAAGCGAGCCGAGCAGGCCCATCTGTCGCAAATCGAGGCCAACGATGCATTCGTCGCCTTCATGGACGCCTTGCGCGAGGCTTCGTCGACCAACGCCAACGCCATCCAGCCGGCTCTGGAGCACTACTTTGACAGCATCGCCCGCGAGGTGCTGGCGAACGAGCGACAAAGCACGACCAACCTGCAGAAGATCATCATCGAGCCGCTCACCAAGCTGTACCAGCTGGACATCAAGCAGGCCGAGTCCAAGAAGCGCGActtcgaggaggagagcAAAGACTACTACTCGTACGTTTCCCGCTATCTGGGCCAACGCCAAGACTCggtcaaggccaagaagctGGCGGAGAGCGATTCCAAGTACCAGAACAAGAGGCGAAACTTTGAGCTGCAACGCTTCGACTACTCCAGCTTCGTCCAAGACCTCCACGGTGGCCGCAAGGAACAGGAAGTCCTGTCCCACCTTACAAAGTACGCCGACGCCCAGACGAAAGGCTTCCTTTCGACGGCCAAGAGGATCGAAGGGCTCATTCCCCAGCTGGACGCGCTGTCGACCGAGGTCTTGGAGGCCGACAAGGAGTACCAGTACCGACGTCAGGAGCGAGAGGAGAAGCGGCGCGTCCTGGAGAAGAGcaacactccgtacatggaacCGGAACAGGCCAGCCTCAGCAGCTCGGCGCCTCTCACGTCGCATGCCAACGGCAACACGGGCAACCTGTCCGATTCGGAACTCGGACGAGCGGACAGCACCGGGTCCCAGGTGAAGAATGCCATCTCGACGGGAGCCTCTCACgcagccgtcggccacggcgtcgagctctcGCGGTCGCCCGGCAGTTTGGGCCACGCCTCGGTGAGCAGCCCCGCGCAGGGCTCCAAGTTCAAAGGCATCCGTGACCTCGAGGAGAGAGATTCGTCCCAAAGCTTCGTCACCCAGCGGAAGGAGGGCCTTCTCTGGGCCTTGAACAGACCTGGTGGCCACGTAGATCCGAGGAACCTGAACAAGCAAGgctggcacaa GTTCTGGATCGTCCTCGATCAAGGGAAATTGTCCGAGTACAGCAACTGGAAGCAGAAGCTGGACCTCCACATGGATCCCATCGATCTGCGGATGGCGTCGGTTCGCGAAGCGCGCAACGCCGAACGACGATTCTGCTTCGAGGTCATCACGCCGAGCTTCAAGCGTGTCTACCAGGCGACGTCGGAGGAAGACATGAACAGCTGGATCGTGTCCATCAACAACGCCCTGCAGAGCGCCATGGAAGGGCGGGCCCCGCAGGACAGGGCAGCGCCGGCGAAGAAGTCGGGAGACTCGTCGATCAAGCGGGACATCGGCTCCATCCTGACGGGCAAGACGCAGTCGCTCGGTCACGGCGCCCAGCCGCCGCACCACCACTCGAGCGCCGCCAGCGGCGTGCCATTCCGGCGAATAACGGTGGGCGCTCGACCGAGCGTGCTGCGGACGACCAGCTCcggctacgacgacgaccccgaCAAGCTGCTGCAGATGGTGCGCGATGCGGACCAAGGCAACAACTGGTGCGCCGACTGCGGCTCCGGGTCCAAGGTCGAGTGGGTGTCGATCAACCTGGGCATCATCCTCTGCATCGAGTGCAGCGGCATTCACCGATCGCTGGGCACGCACATCAGCAAGGTCAGGTCTCTGACGTTGGACATCAAGTCCTTCACCGTTGATATTGtcgagctgctcctcctcatcgGGAACCGGGTGTCGAACATGATCTGGGAGGCCAGGCTcgacgcggcgacgacgaagccgactcCGCAGGCGACTCGCGAGCAGCGTCTCAAGTTCATCACGGCCAAGTACGTGGATCGGGCCTACGTCGAGCCTCTCTCGGCCAACCTGTCGAGGTACccgacggcggacgagacgatgctggcggccatcaagaagaacGAGATTCAGCAGGTGCTCTACGCGCTGGCGCTGAGGGCCAACCCCAACGTCGTGGACAAGATGAGGGGAACGCACGCCGTGTGGCTcgcgctggcggcggcggacccggcctcgccgtcgccgacaccgGGCACGAGCTCTCCGGCGGACCAAGAGTGCAAGGCGGTGCCGTTCCCGGTTGCGGAGCTGCTCACGCAAAACGGCGCCGAGATTCCCGCGTCGCTGCCGGCCTTTCCGCTCGGACGATTCGCCCAGCAGTATTTTGAGCAGAAGATTGGGAAAAGTAGGGCCtcggcgggcgacgagctgTCGTCGCTACCCTCGACCTTGGGTGCGCCCGAGCGGTCGCAGCGCGAGAGGGAGTCTCGGCTGCAGAAGcgcgtcagcgtcggcggGAGACTGGCGAAATCGCCCATCCCCGAGAGGTAG
- a CDS encoding eukaryotic translation initiation factor 3 subunit M, translated as MAATKSNGQPQLLFVDGSFEELAREMADYLKAEEAKQLLTKEDAPKEEVLSKLVAASQALNTVAEKEYTAASNLMIHLVLQSADPKKYLPTLCSTFSKPLANSPVHGQSLSLNALTTVFNLLEQEDPIRARVFREILKFLKAHSMFDNLRPYLDKLPEWMESWGCDEEIERKLYEEVAEAALEGGDEDICYEFILKALRTFDADEKDEITSEDAQRLSLRAIRMAILSNSHFLFQDIRAIPSVQALSDSHPIFSQLLNIFAEQDLEDYNDFNEEHEGWVEKQKLDHEKMHRKMRLLTFASLAAATPSREIEYSKIVKALQIPAEDIEMWAIDVIRAGLVEGKLSQQRNMFLVHKVTYRVFGQKQYQELSTRVDHWRTTLQNVLGVLRQEQSNAKSQKEREIQDLERKMNNAGMGGGPRRQQQQQRERTDNDD; from the exons ATGGCAGCCACCAAGAGCAATGGCCAGCCCCAGCTGCTCTTCGTCGATGGTTCCTTCGAGGAGCTCGCCAGGGAAATGGCCGACTATCTgaaggccgaggaggcaaAGCAGCTGCTGACCAAGGAGGATGCACCTAAGGAAGAGGTCCTGTCGAAGCTGGTTGCTGCCTCGCAAGCCCTCAACACCGTGGCCGAAAAGGAGTACACGGCCGCGTCGAATCTCATGATCCATCTCGTTTTGCAGTCCGCCGACCCGAAGAAGTATCTGCCAACGCTCTGCAGTACCTTCTCCAAACCTCTCGCCAACTCGCCCGTCCACGGTCAGAGCCTGTCGCTCAACGCGCTAACGACGGTCTTCaacctgctcgagcaggaggaTCCCATTCGGGCACGCGTTTTCCGGGAGATTCTCAAGTTCTTGAAGGCGCATAGCATGTTCGACAATCTGCGGCCATACCTAGACAAGCTGCCCGAGTGGATGGAGTCGTGGGGTTGTGACGAGGAGATTGAGCGCAAGCTGTACGAAGAGGTTGCCGAAGCCGCCCTGGAAGGTGGCGACGAAGA TATCTGCTACGAGTTCATCCTCAAAGCTCTCCGAACATTCGACGCTGATGAGAAGGACGAAATCACGTCGGAGGATGCCCAGAGGTTATCGCTCCGCGCCATCAGGATGGCCATTCTCTCCAACTCCCACTTCCTCTTCCAAGATATTCGCGCCATCCCCAGCGTCCAGGCTCTCAGCGACTCGCACCCAATCTTCTCTCAGCTCTTGAACATCTTTGCCGAGCAAGACCTCGAGGACTACAACGACTTCAACGAGGAGCACGAGGGCTGGGTAGAGAAGCAGAAGCTCGACCACGAGAAGATGCACCGCAAGATGCGGCTCCTCACCTTTGCCAGCCTcgcggccgcgacgccgaGCCGCGAGATCGAGTATTCCAAAATCGTCAAGGCGCTTCAAATTCCGGCCGAAGACATCGAGATGTGGGCGATTGATGTTATCCGAGCCGGTCTCGTCGAGGGCAAGCTGTCTCAACAGCGCAACATGTTCCTCGTCCACAAAGTCACGTACCGCGTCTTCGGCCAGAAGCAGTACCAAGAGCTGTCGACCCGGGTGGATCACTGGAGGACAACGTTGCAGAACGTGCTGGGGGTCCTGCGCCAAGAGCAGAGCAACGCAAAGTCGCAGAAGGAGCGCGAGATTCAGGATTTGGAACGGAAGATGAACAACGCCGGCATGGGCGGTGGCCCTCGACgacagcaacaacagcagcgTGAAAGGACGGACAATGACGACTAA
- a CDS encoding alkaline serine protease — translation MKLSILIALLPAVLAAPAKRAEPAPLLTPRGADSIIADKYIVKFKDGASIASVDQTVNALTQKAEHIFSNAFRGFSGHLSKDELKTLRHHPDVEYVEQDAVVTISALVTQPGAPWGLGRISHRRPGNTTYEYDSSAGAGTCSYVIDTGIESSHPEFEGRASQIRSFIIGQKTDGHGHGTHCAGTIGAKTFGVAKKTKIYGVKVLDNSGRGSYAGIIAGIDFSIRDSRSRKCPKGVVANMSLGGGFSQAVNSAAAAMIRAGIFLAVAAGNDNTDASNYSPASEPTVCTVGASTSSDERSDFSNYGPVVDIYAPGSDVVSTWIGGRTNRISGTSMASPHIAGLGAYFGALRGFSDPQVLCKQLQTIATKDVLSDIPSDTFNLLAFNGNPHGEE, via the exons ATGAAGCTTTCCATTCTCATCGCCCTTCTACCCGCCGTCCTGGCTGCGCCTGCCAAGCGTGCGGAACCAGCTCCTCTCCTGACGCCGCGCGGTGCCGACTCGATCATTGCGGACAAATACATTGTCAAGTTCAAGGACGGTGCATCCATCGCGTCCGTTGATCAGACCGTCAACGCCCTGACTCAGAAGGCCGAGCATATCTTCAGCAATGCTTTCCGTGGCTTCTCGGGCCATCTCAGCAAGGATGAGCTGAAGACTCTCCGCCATCATCCAGAT GTCGAATATGTTGAACAAGATGCTGTTGTCACCATTTCGGCCCTGGTTACGCAGCCCGGAGCCCCTTGGGGCCTCGGACGCATTTCGCACCGGCGTCCAGGCAACACGACATACGAATACGATAGcagtgccggtgccggcacCTGTTCCTACGTCATCGACACTGGCATCGAATCTTCTCACCCG GAGTTCGAGGGCCGGGCGTCGCAGATCCGGAGCTTCATCATTGGCCAGAAGACGGATGGGCACGGCCACGGCACGCACTGCGCCGGCACCATAGGCGCCAAGACGTTCGGGGTCGCCAAGAAGACCAAGATCTATGGTGTCAAGGTGCTAGACAACTCGGGGAGAGGCTCCTACGCGGGCATCATTGCCGGCATCGACTTCTCGATCCGGGACTCGAGGTCGCGCAAATGCCCcaagggcgtcgtcgccaacaTGTCCCTCGGAGGGGGCTTCTCCCAGGCGGTCAAcagtgcggcggcggccatgatcAGGGCAGGcatcttcctcgccgtcgcggcaggCAACGACAACACCGACGCTAGCAACTACTCGCCCGCGTCGGAGCCGACCGTCTGCACGGTCGGTGCCAGCACCTCGAGCGACGAGCGGTCCGACTTCTCCAACTACGGCCCTGTCGTGGACATCTATGCCCCCGGCAGCGACGTTGTCTCCACTTGGATTGGTGGCCGCACG AACAGGATTTCCGGCACGTCCATGGCCAGCCCGCACATCGCAGGCCTCGGTGCCTATTTTGGCGCCCTCCGTGGCTTCTCCGACCCTCAGGTTCTCTGCAAACAGCTGCAGACGATCGCGACCAAGGATGTCCTTTCCGACATACCCAGCGACACTTTCAACCTGCTCGCCTTCAACGGCAACCCCCATGGAGAGGAGTAG
- a CDS encoding stress responsive A/B barrel domain protein produces the protein MTVTHIVLLAFKPDASAAAVEECIGQLLGLKEACVHPETRKPYIKSSSGGKDMSIEGLQQGITHAYVVEFASVEDRDYYVRKDPAHLAFVKNYIVSPDTVVMKGQVVDFVPGNY, from the exons ATGACCGTCACACACATTGTCTTGCTCGCGTTCAAGCCCGATGCTAGTGCcgcagccgtcgaggag TGCATCGGCCAGCTTCTGGGTTTAAAAGAAGCCTGTGTCCACCCGGAGACCAGGAAGCCGTACATCAAGTCCTCGTCGGGCGGCAAAGATATGTCTATCGAGGGGCTGCAG CAAGGCATCACGCACGCCTACGTTGTCGAGTTCGCTTCTGTCGAGGACCGCGACTACTACGTTCGAAAAGACCCGGCCCACCTGGCCTTTGTGAAGAACTACATCGTCTCACCCGACACCGTCGTCATGAAGGGACAGGTTGTTGACTTTGTGCCCGGAAACTACTGA
- a CDS encoding checkpoint kinase 2-like protein, producing the protein MAPRNEKSQLKRPLGSLPEDETESKRPRRSDRLSQAGANDKTDRQQLPTPVTIPADESTSDVPKESTATPPAPRTEEATPRKVVEPWSQSQALSSPPQDTQPLSQYVDRHPALSDEVEDEVKEGVWGYLVPLDPKYGDKPLVMKKRNACPLRGAMQAAANGHDQPSDGKSAPLKEEEAYERSKVKGVASGGYLIGRHPECDVVVGEGVVSNRHCLLFAENKGTDSVAIVEDLSSNGTFVNEAIVGRNQRRELEDQDEIAVHGKARFVFRYPRSRHTSAFLQQYTLKEKLGKGHFAEVYLCVEKATGQRYAVKIFTKHPGVEDRTKTEGLQQEIGVLMGVSHPNVLCLKDTFNERDRVYLVLELAPEGELFNLIVMKQKLSECETRKLFRQLFQGVKYLHERNIVHRDIKPENILMVDKDMHVKLADFGLAKIIGEESFTTTLCGTPSYVAPEILADSKQRKYTKAVDVWSLGVVLYICLCGFPPFSDELYSKDFPFTLSQQIKSGRFDYPSPYWDSVGDPALDLIDSMLVVDPEKRFTIEQCLSHPWLTQNTPGVDDSTGGLVGGIAGLEVQRRAPVRERTLLATLNSVQVTAELPAGENKRPVKVYAKNKQRITNSAKEPAPDSQRAPGAFMAMGGKGDMPLYPDESGSIYPAGDAAGKGKKKANAPANR; encoded by the exons ATGGCGCCTCGCAATGAGAAGAGCCAATTGAAGCGTCCGTTG GGGTCGTTGCCTGAGGACGAAACCGAGTCGAAGAGGCCCCGACGCTCCGATCGTCTGTCCCAGGCCGGAGCCAACGACAAGACGGACAGGCAGCAGCTGCCGACTCCCGTAACCATCCCCGCCGACGAAAGCACGAGCGACGTTCCCAAGgaatcgacggcgacgccgcctgCTCCCAGGACCGAGGAGGCGACGCCGCgcaaggtcgtcgagccgTGGTCCCAGAGCCAGGCACTCTCCTCGCCCCCGCAGGACACGCAGCCGCTCAGCCAGTACGTCGACCGCCATCCCGCCCTctccgacgaggtcgaggacgaggtgaaGGAGGGCGTTTGGGGATACCTGGTCCCTCTCGATCCCAAATATGGCGACAAGCCCCTCGTGATGAAGAAGCGGAATGCCTGTCCGTTGCGAGGCGCGATGCAAGCCGCGGCGAATGGACACGACCAGCCGTCCGATGGTAAATCTGCCCCgctcaaggaggaggaggcctaCGAGCGCTCCAAAGTAAAGGGCGTCGCGTCCGGCGGCTATCTCATAGGCCGCCATCCCGAGTGTG acgtcgtcgtcggcgaagggGTCGTTTCCAACAGGCACTGCCTCCTCTTCGCCGAGAACAAGGGCACCGACAGcgttgccatcgtcgaggacctGTCCAGCAATGGCACCTTTGTCaacgaggccatcgtcggccgtaACCAGCGCcgggagctcgaggaccAGGACGAAATTGCCGTCCACGGCAAGGCGAGATTCGTCTTTCGGTACCCTCGAAGCCGACACACCAGCGCATTCCTGCAACAGTACACGCTCAAGGAGAAGCTCGGCAAGGGGCACTTTGCCGAGGTCTACTTGTGCGTCGAGAAAGCGACCGGTCAGAGGTATGCCGTCAAGATCTTCACCAAGCAtcccggcgtcgaggaccgGACAAAGACGGAGGGGCTGCAGCAGGAAATTGGTGTCTTGATGGGTGTCAGCCACCCCAACGTCCTCTGCCTCAAGGATACCTTCAACGAGCGAGACCGCGTctacctcgtcctcgagctcgcccccgagggcgagctgTTCAACTTGATCGTCATGAAGCAGAAGCTGAGCGAATGCGAAACCCGCAAGCTCTTCCGGCAGCTTTTCCAGGGAGTCAAGTATCTC CACGAACGAAACATCGTACACCGGGACATCAAGCCCGAAAACATTCTCATGGTCGACAAGGACATGCATGTCAAGCTAGCCGACTTTGGCCTCGCCAAGATCATCGGCGAGGAATCCTTCACCACCACCCTCTGCGGCACGCCCAGCTACGTTGCTCCCGAGATCCTCGCCGATTCCAAGCAACGAAAGTACACCaaagccgtcgacgtctggtctctcggcgtcgtcctctaCATTTGCCTCTGTGGCTTCCCCCCCTTTTCCGACGAGCTCTATTCGAAAGACTTCCCCTTCACCCTCTCGCAGCAGATCAAGAGTGGTCGCTTCGATTATCCTTCACCTTACTGGGACTCTGTCGGCGATCCGGCTC TGGACCTCATCGACtccatgctcgtcgtcgatccgGAGAAGAGATTTACCATTGAGCAGTGCCTGTCGCATCCCTGGCTCACGCAGAATACACCGGGCGTCGATGACAGCACCGGTGGTCTTGTCGGCGGaatcgccggcctcgaggtccaACGACGCGCGCCGGTGCGTGAGAGAACGCTGCTCGCGACTCTCAACTCTGTCCAGGTGACCGCCGAGCTTCCTGCCGGGGAGAACAAACGCCCCGTCAAGGTCTACGCAAAGAACAAGCAGCGTATCACGAATTCGGCCAAGGAACCGGCCCCCGACAGCCAGCGGGCTCCTGGCGCGTTCATGGCCATGGGCGGTAAGGGTGACATGCCGCTTTACCCGGATGAAAGTGGAAGCATTTACCCAGCAGGGGACGCAGCTGGCAAAGGAAAAAAGAAGGCCAACGCACCTGCGAATCGATAA
- a CDS encoding uridylate kinase yields MPPAIDAPKPAAGQLPAPAKSTPTFSPDRVTVLFVLGGPGAGKGTQCAKLVKEHGFTHLSAGDLLRAEQERPGSQFGDLIRRYIKDGLIVPMEVTVQLLENAMTDALRKTGSVTGRFLIDGFPRKMDQAHKFEEAVCPAKMVLFYDCSEEVMEKRLMERGKTSGRADDNAESIRKRFRTFVETSMPVVDYYEKEGKVIKVDATATPDSVYATTQKRLAERLGANF; encoded by the coding sequence ATGCCTCCTGCAATCGACGCACCCAAACCAGCCGCTGGCCAGCTCCCCGCCCCGGCCAAGTCGACTCCGACCTTCTCCCCTGACCGTGTCAccgtcctcttcgtcctcggcggccccggcgccggcaaagGCACCCAATGCGCCAAGCTCGTCAAAGAGCACGGCTTCACCCACCTCTCGGCCGGTGACCTCCTCCGCGCGGAGCAGGAGCGGCCCGGCTCCCAGTTCGGCGACCTCATCCGCCGCTATATCAAGGACGGCCTCATCGTTCCCATGGAGGTCACCGTCCAGCTCCTCGAGAATGCCATGACCGATGCCCTGCGCAAGACTGGCTCCGTAACCGGCCGCTTCCTCATCGACGGCTTCCCCAGAAAGATGGATCAAGCCCACAAGTTTGAGGAGGCCGTCTGCCCGGCCAAGATGGTCCTCTTCTACGACTGCTCCGAGGAGGTCATGGAGAAGCGCCTGATGGAGCGTGGCAAGACGAGCGGCCGCGCTGATGACAACGCCGAGAGCATCCGCAAACGCTTCCGCACATTTGTCGAGACGAgcatgcccgtcgtcgactaCTACGAGAAGGAGGGCAAGGTCATCAAGGTCGATGCCACGGCCACCCCTGACTCCGTTTATGCAACCACCCAGAAGCGGCTTGCAGAGCGCCTCGGTGCCAATTTTTAA